A stretch of the Arachis stenosperma cultivar V10309 chromosome 6, arast.V10309.gnm1.PFL2, whole genome shotgun sequence genome encodes the following:
- the LOC130935035 gene encoding protein ALP1-like, which translates to MKLPTFADPESLSYVYTLLQSSFDQMNDPINGSTRKRHRKHDDDDDDDDGSSSSNNNNNQEDEDEDEDEDEDAKNNKSKKKKKNNNNNKNKNKKKKKKELKGILTSLLLLDEQEKLDHQNLNKICEEEKLSLETNHKNKTKAMVNYYSNLDEYYNHVQESERIKRKKSRNMACAAAVSAASQGLEKAASSEGGGGGGGGGGGAGNGGPQRRLWVKDRSGAWWDECNREDFPEEEFRKAFRMGRSTFDLICEELNSAIVKEDTTLRNAIPVKQRVAVCLWRLATGDPLRLVSKKFGLGISTCHKLVLEVCTAIKTVLMPKYLQWPNESQLRNIKNEFEGISGIPNVVGSMYTSHVPIIAPKVSVAAYFNKRHTERNQKTSYSITVQGVVDPNGVFTDVCIGWPGSMLDDQVLEKSALSQRANNGGLLNGVWIVGGKGYPLMDWVLVPYSQHNLTWTQHAFNEKIGEVQKVAKDAFAKLKGRWSCLQKRTEVKLQDLPIVLGACCVLHNICELRGEKMDPEIKVDLLDDEIVPEIALRSMTSMKARDAIAHNLLHHGLAGTSFV; encoded by the exons atgaAACTCCCAACTTTTGCAGACCCTGAATCACTCTCATACGTTTACACTTTGCTTCAGAGTTCTTTTGATCAAATGAATGACCCCATTAATGGTTCCACAAGAAAGAGGCATAGAAAACatgatgacgatgatgatgatgatgatggatcAAGCAGtagcaacaacaataacaaccaagaagatgaagatgaggatgaagatgaagatgaagatgcaaagaacaacaagagcaagaagaagaagaagaacaataacaataacaagaataagaataagaagaagaagaagaaagagttAAAGGGTATTCTAACATCTTTGCTATTATTAGATGAACAAGAGAAGCTTGATCATCAAAACCTCAACAAAATCTGTGAAGAAGAGAAGCTCTCATTGGAAACCAATCACAAGAACAAGACAAAAGCCATGGTGAATTACTATTCCAACCTTGATGAATATTATAATCACGTCCAAGAATCAGAGAGGATCAAGAGGAAGAAATCAAGGAACATGGCTTGTGCTGCTGCTGTTTCTGCTGCCTCACAAGGCTTAGAAAAAGCAGCATCTTCAGAAG gtggtggtggtggaggtggCGGCGGAGGCGGGGCGGGGAATGGGGGGCCTCAGAGGAGGCTGTGGGTGAAGGATAGATCAGGGGCATGGTGGGATGAATGCAACAGAGAAGATTTTCCTGAAGAAGAGTTCAGAAAAGCATTCAGAATGGGAAGATCAACATTTGATTTGATATGTGAAGAACTGAACTCAGCAATTGTGAAAGAAGACACAACACTGAGGAATGCAATCCCTGTGAAGCAAAGGGTAGCTGTTTGTCTATGGAGATTAGCAACTGGAGATCCTCTAAGGCTTGTTTCAAAGAAATTTGGATTAGGAATCTCAACTTGTCACAAGCTTGTTCTTGAGGTTTGCACTGCAATCAAAACTGTTCTTATGCCTAAGTATCTCCAATGGCCTAATGAGTCTCAATTGAGGAACATCAAGAATGAGTTTGAGGGTATTTCTGGTATTCCAAATGTTGTAGGGTCCATGTACACTTCACATGTTCCTATCATAGCTCCTAAGGTTAGTGTTGCTGCATATTTCAACAAGAGGCACACTGAGAGGAACCAAAAGACTTCATATTCAATAACAGTTCAAGGTGTTGTTGATCCAAATGGAGTGTTCactgatgtttgcattggttgGCCAGGATCAATGCTTGATGATCAAGTTCTTGAGAAATCAGCACTTTCTCAAAGGGCCAACAATGGTGGATTGTTGAATGGTGTTTGGATTGTTGGTGGAAAAGGGTACCCTTTGATGGATTGGGTTTTGGTGCCTTATAGTCAACACAATTTGACTTGGACACAGCATGCTTTCAATGAGAAGATTGGTGAGGTTCAGAAAGTTGCTAAGGATGCATTTGCAAAATTGAAAGGTAGGTGGAGTTGTTTGCAAAAGAGGACTGAGGTTAAGCTTCAGGACTTGCCTATTGTTCTTGGTGCTTGTTGTGTTCTTCATAATATTTGTGAGTTGAGGGGTGAGAAAATGGATCCTGAGATTAAGGTTGATCTTCTTGATGATGAGATTGTTCCTGAGATTGCTTTGAGATCTATGACTTCAATGAAAGCTAGAGATGCTATTGCTCATAATCTCTTACATCATGGCCTAGCCGGCACTTCTTTTGT